A genomic window from Polyangiaceae bacterium includes:
- the dnaJ gene encoding molecular chaperone DnaJ produces the protein MTEKRDYYEVLGVARDASPDDVRKAYRQLALKYHPDRNPDDAEAEAKFKEATEAYSVISDEQKRDAYDRFGHAGVGGGFDFSGAGMGDILSQFQDMFSDFFGGMGGFGFGGGGRRRAAPARGHDVRVEATILLKDSITGTKKEVRVRGAAPCDTCNATGAKPGTSPERCGQCNGSGQATTQRGFIMFSTTCPRCRGTGKTVSDPCSDCSGAGHVERERKVLVTFPAGIDSDQRLRVPGQGMPGPSGAPAGDLYVDVTVQEDPRFQREGYDLIARREVSFPEAALGAELEVELPDDSAVSVEVPAGTQPNTVLSLRGKGVPRLDGRGVGDLHVVVDVSVPKKLSKRAKELLGELEAELVTKPKRAKTA, from the coding sequence ATGACGGAGAAACGGGACTACTACGAGGTCTTGGGAGTAGCGCGGGACGCGTCTCCCGACGACGTGCGCAAGGCCTATCGCCAGTTGGCGCTCAAGTATCACCCGGATCGCAACCCCGACGACGCGGAGGCGGAAGCCAAGTTCAAAGAGGCGACCGAGGCATACAGCGTCATCTCGGACGAGCAGAAGCGGGACGCCTACGATCGTTTTGGCCACGCCGGGGTCGGGGGCGGATTCGATTTCTCGGGCGCCGGGATGGGCGACATCCTCAGCCAGTTCCAAGACATGTTCTCGGACTTCTTCGGGGGCATGGGCGGGTTCGGCTTCGGTGGCGGCGGTCGACGCCGCGCTGCGCCGGCGCGTGGCCACGACGTTCGCGTCGAGGCCACCATCTTGTTGAAGGACTCGATCACGGGCACCAAGAAGGAAGTGCGCGTCCGTGGCGCAGCTCCCTGCGACACCTGCAACGCGACCGGTGCCAAACCGGGAACGAGCCCCGAACGCTGCGGACAGTGCAACGGCAGTGGTCAGGCCACGACTCAGCGCGGTTTCATCATGTTCTCCACGACCTGTCCTCGCTGTCGTGGCACTGGCAAGACCGTATCGGACCCGTGCAGCGATTGTTCTGGCGCCGGTCACGTGGAGCGCGAGCGCAAAGTGCTCGTGACGTTTCCCGCGGGCATCGACTCGGATCAGCGTTTGCGTGTTCCGGGTCAAGGCATGCCCGGTCCTTCCGGCGCTCCTGCGGGGGATCTCTACGTCGACGTGACGGTACAGGAAGACCCGCGCTTCCAACGCGAGGGATACGACTTGATCGCGCGCCGCGAAGTGTCCTTCCCCGAAGCCGCCTTGGGCGCAGAGCTCGAGGTCGAGCTCCCCGACGACTCCGCCGTGAGCGTGGAAGTGCCAGCGGGCACGCAGCCCAACACCGTGCTCAGCCTGCGTGGCAAAGGCGTCCCGCGCCTCGACGGTCGCGGCGTCGGTGACTTGCACGTGGTGGTGGACGTCAGCGTGCCCAAGAAGCTGAGCAAGCGCGCGAAAGAGCTACTCGGCGAGCTCGAGGCTGAGCTCGTCACCAAGCCCAAACGCGCCAAAACCGCCTGA
- a CDS encoding IgGFc-binding protein, producing MKGTWLALGAVVGSATLGVACSGASGGSGVNGGNGGTGSGGFGNFGNSGGSGAIIATGGGGNGGTPGVDPKTCQEAADAKSYVGCDFWPTPVTNPVWNLFDFAVVVANAGDQPANITVTKGGSPITTGVVQPNSLEKFYLPWDATLKPQEFDQCGSWDPPSLSSSIRSPQGAYNLTSSVPVTVYQFNALQYRGQGGPPGKNWSSCKGNQICPSLFDSIGCFSYSNDASLLLPSTAMTGNYRVTSQKGWAEASMPPYVAIVGTVDGTSVTVKASPTGAIAAGGGLQAAGANQSVQFSIGRGEVVEVFGTSTTDLAGTLVQASAPVQVIAGMPCTFQPFDINTPACDHLEESVFPAETLGKHYFVTLPTGPLGNTPGHIVRIVGNVDGTQLSYPGGTPPGAPGVLNAGQVADLGVVYGNFEISGDHEFAVASFQLGGSVVDPNAQIGSQKGDPAQSQMTAVEQYRTKYVFLAPDDYEVSYVDIVFPDGASITLDNAPLSAPGQPLSSGYSVARAKLGSGVNGAHVLISNVPVGIQVVGYGAYTSYQYPGGLNLSLIAPPPVK from the coding sequence ATGAAGGGCACTTGGTTGGCTTTGGGGGCAGTGGTGGGGTCCGCAACGCTGGGTGTTGCTTGCTCGGGAGCGAGTGGCGGCAGCGGCGTCAACGGCGGCAATGGCGGCACCGGCTCCGGAGGCTTCGGCAACTTCGGCAATAGCGGCGGCTCTGGGGCCATCATCGCAACCGGCGGAGGCGGCAACGGCGGCACACCCGGTGTCGATCCCAAGACCTGCCAAGAAGCGGCGGACGCCAAGTCCTACGTGGGCTGTGACTTTTGGCCCACGCCGGTGACCAACCCAGTGTGGAACCTGTTCGACTTCGCGGTGGTCGTGGCCAACGCTGGCGACCAACCCGCGAACATCACCGTGACCAAGGGTGGCTCGCCCATCACCACGGGCGTGGTGCAACCGAACTCCCTCGAGAAGTTCTATCTGCCCTGGGATGCTACGTTGAAGCCGCAGGAGTTCGACCAATGCGGCTCCTGGGACCCGCCGAGCTTGTCGAGCTCCATTCGCTCGCCCCAGGGTGCGTACAACTTGACGAGCTCCGTACCCGTGACGGTGTATCAGTTCAACGCCCTGCAGTACCGCGGGCAGGGCGGTCCGCCTGGAAAGAACTGGAGTAGCTGCAAGGGCAACCAGATCTGCCCCTCGCTCTTCGACTCCATCGGCTGCTTCTCGTATTCCAACGACGCCTCGCTGCTCCTGCCCAGCACCGCGATGACGGGCAACTACCGCGTCACGTCACAGAAAGGCTGGGCGGAAGCGAGCATGCCGCCCTATGTGGCCATCGTCGGCACCGTGGACGGCACGAGTGTCACCGTCAAAGCCTCGCCCACCGGCGCGATTGCCGCGGGCGGGGGGCTCCAAGCCGCGGGCGCCAATCAGTCAGTGCAATTCAGCATCGGCCGGGGCGAAGTGGTCGAGGTCTTCGGGACTTCCACCACGGATCTGGCGGGCACGCTGGTCCAGGCCAGCGCGCCGGTGCAGGTGATCGCGGGCATGCCCTGCACCTTCCAACCCTTTGACATCAACACCCCCGCTTGCGATCACCTGGAGGAGAGCGTGTTCCCGGCGGAGACGCTGGGCAAACACTACTTCGTCACGCTGCCCACCGGCCCCCTAGGCAACACGCCGGGTCACATCGTGCGCATCGTCGGCAACGTGGACGGCACGCAGCTGAGCTACCCCGGCGGCACACCGCCCGGTGCGCCCGGCGTCCTCAATGCAGGCCAGGTCGCGGACCTCGGCGTCGTCTACGGCAACTTCGAGATCAGCGGCGATCACGAGTTCGCGGTGGCCTCGTTCCAACTCGGCGGCAGCGTCGTGGACCCGAACGCACAGATCGGATCGCAAAAGGGCGATCCCGCGCAGAGCCAGATGACGGCCGTCGAGCAGTACCGCACCAAGTACGTGTTCCTGGCGCCCGACGACTACGAAGTGAGCTACGTGGACATCGTCTTTCCCGACGGCGCCTCCATCACCTTGGACAATGCGCCGCTGAGCGCTCCCGGTCAGCCTCTGAGCAGCGGCTACTCGGTGGCACGCGCCAAGTTGGGCAGCGGCGTCAACGGCGCGCACGTGCTCATCAGCAACGTGCCCGTCGGCATCCAGGTCGTGGGCTACGGCGCCTACACCAGCTACCAGTATCCCGGCGGCTTGAACCTCTCGCTGATCGCGCCTCCGCCGGTGAAGTAG
- a CDS encoding FliI/YscN family ATPase: MDIDALRARLADASALRPVGTVRGVTGLAIRVAVPSARVGDVVVIRRRGEPLYAEIVGFDGGEAVAIPLGELSGVGPDDEVESTGGGLQVGSGTSLLGRVVDGLGRPIDGLPAPTGLSSVPVDRAPPSALGRRPVTEPLITGVRAIDGLLTLGVGQRIGLFAGSGVGKSTLLGAIARGTNADVVVVALVGERGREVGDFLEHSLGEQGRRRSIVVVATSDAPPLERLRAVQVATAHAEHFRDLGKSVLLLVDSVTRVARAQREVGLAAGEPPARRGYPPSVFALLPRLLERSGQGTSGAITAIYTVLVEGGDMEEPIADEVRGILDGHVVMDRTIAARGQYPAIDVTVSLSRVMDSVVPETHSASARQVRKLIAAYESKRDLIALGAYAKGSDPNVDRAIAAQPELLQFLAQAPADVAKFEATTAQLGALAKKYRG, encoded by the coding sequence GTGGACATCGACGCACTGCGCGCACGCCTCGCGGACGCCTCCGCGCTTCGACCCGTGGGCACCGTGCGGGGCGTGACGGGCCTGGCGATCCGCGTGGCGGTGCCTAGTGCACGGGTTGGTGACGTCGTGGTGATTCGACGTCGAGGGGAACCTCTGTATGCGGAAATCGTCGGCTTCGACGGCGGCGAGGCCGTGGCCATTCCTTTGGGCGAGCTGAGCGGCGTCGGTCCCGACGACGAAGTGGAGTCCACCGGCGGCGGGCTCCAAGTCGGTTCCGGGACATCGCTATTGGGTCGCGTCGTCGACGGCCTCGGACGCCCGATCGATGGCTTGCCCGCGCCGACGGGGCTGAGCAGCGTGCCCGTGGATCGCGCTCCGCCCTCGGCGCTCGGCCGCCGCCCGGTGACCGAACCGCTGATCACCGGCGTGCGTGCCATCGATGGGCTCCTCACCCTGGGTGTGGGACAGCGCATCGGCCTGTTCGCGGGTTCCGGTGTGGGCAAGAGCACCCTGCTCGGCGCCATTGCTCGCGGAACGAACGCCGATGTGGTCGTCGTCGCGCTGGTCGGCGAGCGCGGCCGCGAAGTGGGCGACTTCCTCGAGCACTCCCTGGGTGAACAAGGCCGCCGACGTAGCATCGTGGTGGTGGCGACCAGCGACGCGCCGCCTCTGGAACGTCTGCGCGCCGTGCAGGTCGCCACCGCGCACGCAGAGCACTTTCGTGATCTAGGCAAGAGCGTGCTCCTACTCGTGGATTCGGTGACGCGCGTGGCACGCGCGCAACGCGAAGTGGGCTTGGCCGCGGGCGAGCCGCCCGCGCGGCGCGGCTATCCGCCGAGCGTGTTTGCGCTGTTGCCACGACTGCTCGAGCGCAGCGGCCAGGGAACCAGCGGCGCCATCACCGCCATCTACACCGTGCTGGTCGAAGGCGGCGACATGGAAGAGCCGATCGCCGACGAGGTGCGCGGCATCTTGGACGGCCACGTGGTCATGGATCGCACCATCGCCGCGCGCGGTCAGTATCCGGCCATCGACGTGACGGTGAGTCTGTCGCGCGTGATGGATAGCGTGGTGCCCGAGACGCACTCGGCGTCGGCTCGTCAGGTCCGTAAGCTGATCGCCGCCTACGAGAGCAAACGTGATCTGATCGCCCTCGGTGCCTACGCCAAGGGCAGCGATCCGAACGTGGATCGCGCCATCGCAGCCCAGCCGGAGCTGCTGCAGTTCCTGGCGCAAGCCCCCGCCGACGTCGCCAAGTTCGAGGCGACGACGGCGCAGCTCGGCGCTTTGGCCAAGAAATACCGCGGTTGA
- a CDS encoding Rieske 2Fe-2S domain-containing protein, translating into MLPRNHWYAVLEATEVKTLDLVAARRMGLDLVFWRDDEGTVAAALDQCPHRKVQLSRGRVEGGEIVCPFHTFRFTRDGRSIGLPGMEEEAKALRLETFEVRDRGGWVWLWWGDPAESLPEVPHFPEVESLPSTLVRQDWLTSWERVVECGLDTLHLPAVHPTTIGRVASGVPKATVEAAPNRLRIDVSGLQRERSVVIDYRYPNAWIDVVGPDTVLAFAVAPVERDRSTVYLRAHQRLLGLPGIGSLANRFLASIGLQLLDEDRVLVESQPVEVEPGEGPLIGVDAAVAAFRQMHAEAAGAPDAGAEKASRSG; encoded by the coding sequence ATGCTCCCGAGGAACCACTGGTACGCCGTGCTCGAGGCGACCGAAGTAAAGACCCTGGACCTCGTCGCCGCGCGCCGCATGGGGCTGGACCTCGTCTTCTGGCGCGATGACGAGGGTACGGTCGCTGCCGCGCTCGACCAGTGTCCCCACCGCAAAGTCCAGTTGTCGCGCGGGCGCGTGGAGGGAGGCGAGATCGTCTGCCCGTTCCACACGTTCCGATTCACCCGTGACGGCAGGAGCATTGGGTTGCCAGGAATGGAAGAGGAGGCCAAGGCGCTTCGGCTCGAGACCTTCGAGGTGCGCGATCGGGGAGGCTGGGTGTGGCTGTGGTGGGGAGATCCGGCCGAGAGCTTGCCCGAAGTCCCGCACTTCCCCGAGGTCGAAAGCCTGCCCTCGACGTTGGTCCGCCAGGACTGGCTCACGAGCTGGGAGCGGGTCGTCGAGTGCGGCCTCGACACCCTGCACTTGCCTGCGGTGCACCCAACCACCATCGGGCGGGTCGCGTCGGGAGTGCCCAAGGCCACGGTCGAGGCCGCGCCAAACCGCTTGCGCATCGATGTGAGCGGGCTCCAACGTGAACGGTCCGTGGTGATCGACTATCGCTACCCCAATGCCTGGATCGACGTCGTCGGACCCGACACGGTTCTCGCTTTCGCCGTGGCGCCGGTGGAACGCGACCGCAGCACGGTCTATCTGCGTGCGCACCAACGGCTCCTTGGGCTCCCAGGCATCGGATCCCTAGCGAACCGCTTTCTGGCGAGCATTGGCCTCCAGCTGCTCGACGAGGATCGGGTTTTGGTCGAGAGCCAGCCCGTCGAGGTCGAGCCGGGAGAAGGTCCGCTCATCGGTGTGGACGCGGCGGTCGCAGCGTTCCGGCAGATGCACGCCGAAGCGGCTGGAGCTCCGGACGCCGGCGCGGAAAAAGCGAGCCGCAGCGGTTGA
- a CDS encoding protein kinase produces the protein MNAPTQPLHPGTVVGGEYRIVAELSAGGMGAVYVADQLSTGRRRALKVMHAGLVTNPTMRDRFVQEARVGSAISSAHVVEVVGAGVDPALGVPWLAMELLEGQNLAAYVAMRGHLPIADTLAVLQPLCHALAAAHRAGVVHRDVKPENIFLARSDSTTSPVTVKVLDFGIAKMVAQANATATVAMGTPLWMAPEQSELSSNVSPATDVWPLGLLGYFMLTGKVYWRAPSTEGAGVPALMREILFEPLAAPSQRAAEQGVAELVPAGFDAWFASTVAREPANRYANASEALDAFCHLVAGGEPAASSQLLGPSVPPEVSVPTLPSPDLLPSNPLQPQPQAPLPSNPVQPLSQAPLPSNPVQPLSQAPPPSQMGVVAADAPTSKRAMWPLVVGGLLALLGIGAAVVAIALFVIKPRPRPPREPRRDRSAQRPTPVATPDTAVTAAPSAQAPDPPPDPTPRPRRGPKAGAAPAPSASTSAAAPPFDHAAAHAAIEQKRKQAQFACKFRDGPPAIAVTLSFTPNSTAPSMVTLPVGDRGTSRGTCVMASFYAVRIPKYSGKRETITTAVSF, from the coding sequence GTGAACGCGCCCACGCAGCCGCTTCACCCGGGTACCGTCGTCGGAGGCGAGTACCGCATCGTGGCGGAACTCAGCGCCGGCGGCATGGGCGCCGTGTACGTGGCCGACCAGCTGAGCACGGGGCGGCGGCGCGCGCTCAAGGTGATGCACGCCGGTCTCGTCACGAACCCGACGATGCGCGATCGCTTCGTGCAAGAAGCGCGAGTTGGATCGGCGATCTCCAGCGCACACGTCGTGGAGGTGGTCGGCGCGGGCGTCGACCCCGCGCTCGGTGTGCCTTGGCTGGCGATGGAGCTGCTCGAAGGGCAAAACCTCGCCGCCTACGTCGCGATGCGCGGCCACTTGCCCATCGCCGACACCCTCGCGGTGCTGCAACCCTTGTGTCACGCCCTGGCAGCGGCACACCGCGCCGGTGTCGTGCATCGCGACGTGAAGCCGGAGAACATCTTCCTGGCCCGCTCCGACAGCACCACATCGCCGGTGACGGTGAAGGTGCTCGACTTCGGCATCGCCAAGATGGTCGCACAGGCAAACGCGACGGCGACGGTGGCCATGGGCACGCCGCTGTGGATGGCTCCAGAGCAGAGCGAGCTTTCCAGCAACGTGTCGCCTGCAACCGACGTGTGGCCCTTGGGGCTTCTCGGCTACTTCATGCTGACGGGCAAGGTGTACTGGCGTGCGCCGTCCACTGAAGGCGCAGGGGTTCCCGCGTTGATGCGCGAGATCTTGTTCGAACCCCTGGCAGCCCCTAGTCAGCGCGCCGCCGAGCAGGGCGTCGCCGAGCTCGTGCCCGCGGGATTCGACGCCTGGTTTGCCAGCACGGTCGCGCGAGAACCCGCCAATCGCTACGCCAATGCCAGCGAAGCGCTGGACGCTTTTTGCCACTTGGTCGCCGGAGGCGAACCCGCCGCATCCTCGCAGCTGCTCGGGCCCAGCGTGCCCCCCGAGGTGAGCGTGCCGACGCTGCCTTCGCCGGATCTGCTGCCGTCGAACCCGCTGCAACCTCAGCCGCAGGCGCCGCTGCCGTCGAACCCTGTGCAACCGCTCTCGCAGGCGCCACTGCCGTCGAACCCTGTGCAACCGCTCTCCCAGGCGCCACCTCCGTCGCAGATGGGGGTAGTCGCTGCCGATGCGCCAACGAGCAAGCGTGCGATGTGGCCTTTGGTCGTGGGCGGACTCTTGGCGCTTCTCGGCATCGGTGCCGCCGTCGTCGCCATCGCGCTCTTCGTGATCAAACCGCGACCCCGACCTCCACGCGAACCGCGTCGCGATCGCAGTGCACAGCGTCCGACGCCGGTCGCCACGCCGGACACCGCAGTGACCGCCGCACCGAGCGCGCAGGCGCCAGACCCACCCCCCGATCCGACTCCGAGGCCGCGCCGAGGGCCCAAGGCCGGCGCAGCGCCCGCTCCTTCCGCCAGCACGTCTGCCGCCGCCCCTCCCTTCGACCACGCAGCAGCGCACGCGGCCATCGAGCAGAAGCGCAAACAAGCGCAGTTCGCCTGCAAGTTCCGCGACGGTCCCCCCGCCATCGCAGTCACCTTGAGCTTCACCCCGAACAGCACGGCGCCAAGCATGGTCACTCTGCCGGTCGGGGACCGCGGCACTTCGCGCGGAACTTGCGTGATGGCCAGCTTCTACGCCGTGCGCATCCCCAAGTACTCGGGCAAGCGCGAGACGATCACGACCGCCGTGAGCTTCTGA
- a CDS encoding serine/threonine-protein kinase encodes MAASDPPQKVPDLSPPSEWEETDTITGTGKLKARWAEVVAKTSEPPDVPLLPTPLEAGTKVGRYELVTRLAKGGMAFVWMAWRRRSNGKKEVVALKTLLPSLCHDQAFVHMFLDEAKLLSEIRHPNVVSIRNVGTHGDIPYVVLEWVEGDTLSSLLRALAAKGKEVPLAIALRIVGECCLGLHQAHELRDPQGENLNVVHRDVSPSNIMLSSHGDVKLIDFGVAKASARLAEQTRTGVLKGKVSYMAPEQVLRASPDRRTDIWAVGVVLYRLIAQRLPYEGDIPSIVRQIKYGEPVPPLPAGTPRPVAEIVYRALAREPQDRFQTSAEMRRAIQYAYAEVCAPVPKDQFARFVMTFMGPTIQARRESLAQALKTRAGD; translated from the coding sequence ATGGCCGCCTCCGACCCACCTCAAAAAGTGCCCGACTTGTCGCCGCCCAGCGAGTGGGAGGAGACCGACACGATCACGGGTACCGGCAAGCTCAAGGCGCGTTGGGCAGAGGTGGTTGCCAAGACGAGCGAGCCCCCCGACGTACCGCTACTGCCCACACCTCTGGAGGCGGGCACCAAAGTCGGGCGCTACGAGCTGGTCACGCGCTTGGCCAAGGGCGGCATGGCCTTCGTGTGGATGGCGTGGCGCAGACGCTCCAACGGCAAGAAGGAAGTCGTTGCCCTGAAGACACTGCTGCCGAGCTTGTGTCACGACCAAGCGTTCGTGCACATGTTTCTCGACGAAGCCAAGCTGCTCTCGGAGATCCGCCATCCCAACGTGGTCAGCATCCGCAACGTGGGCACCCACGGCGACATTCCCTACGTCGTGTTGGAATGGGTCGAAGGCGACACGCTCAGTTCGTTGCTGCGCGCGCTTGCCGCCAAGGGCAAAGAAGTGCCGCTCGCCATTGCGCTGCGTATCGTCGGCGAGTGCTGCTTGGGCCTGCACCAAGCCCACGAGCTACGCGACCCCCAGGGAGAGAACCTCAATGTCGTTCATCGCGACGTGTCGCCGTCGAACATCATGCTCTCGTCGCATGGCGACGTGAAGCTCATCGACTTCGGGGTCGCGAAAGCCAGCGCGCGCCTCGCCGAGCAAACCCGCACTGGCGTGCTCAAGGGTAAGGTCAGCTACATGGCGCCCGAGCAAGTGCTGCGCGCCTCGCCGGATCGCCGCACGGACATCTGGGCTGTGGGCGTCGTGCTGTATCGTTTGATTGCACAGCGCTTGCCCTACGAGGGCGACATTCCGAGTATCGTTCGTCAGATAAAATACGGCGAGCCGGTGCCACCCTTGCCCGCCGGAACGCCCAGACCCGTGGCCGAAATCGTGTACCGCGCCTTGGCCCGGGAACCCCAGGATCGCTTCCAAACCTCGGCAGAAATGCGCCGTGCCATTCAATACGCCTACGCCGAGGTGTGCGCGCCCGTTCCCAAAGACCAGTTCGCGCGCTTCGTGATGACGTTCATGGGGCCGACCATCCAAGCGCGGCGGGAATCCCTGGCACAAGCCCTGAAGACACGCGCGGGCGACTGA
- a CDS encoding RNB domain-containing ribonuclease: MREALLSLAREHGLSEEFPEEVVRAAERAVTSTPVQAPTLLDLTPLPFVTIDGRSTRDLDQALYVERIGDAFRVDYAIADASSFVVPGEPLFDEALLRGSSYYLPGLSIPMLPRPLSEGAISLNPKVERRALVFRMHLDADSEVTRTEVVHARILSRAKLAFEDVEDFYADERGHALAREPFADSLALLREVGQRRMRRAEELDVVRFRRTEVSIGLERGHAVVARELRLPVEQYNEQLSLLCNVEGARLLQAGDTPNDAVEPIFRVHAGPNAETLAELDALLEQLIQLHGLSAERWRRNRHERSLAQWLDELPNDGPERRVALAVHRQAMLKTGRSAFSAEPGAHFGVGADVYGRFSAPMREIVGVYLHRELRERIAGRSLDAAGVPTGLELRDAVLEAANRSKDLQKQLTREANLLVLEQVFDAVLNAPTDQRRFAGTVLGIARNKLHVLLDDPPLEVKAYHRDLAEALGQRVYAEDDGVALFREGGAPVCRLGQAVTLELVGKDARQRRFRFHLVPGKTAP; this comes from the coding sequence ATGCGCGAGGCACTCCTATCTTTGGCGCGCGAGCACGGGCTCAGCGAGGAATTCCCGGAGGAGGTCGTTCGCGCAGCAGAGCGGGCCGTCACGAGCACCCCCGTGCAGGCGCCGACCTTGCTGGATCTGACCCCGCTGCCCTTCGTGACCATCGACGGCCGCAGCACGCGCGACCTCGACCAAGCGCTCTACGTCGAGCGCATCGGCGACGCGTTTCGCGTGGACTACGCCATCGCCGATGCCTCGAGCTTCGTCGTTCCCGGAGAGCCGCTCTTCGACGAGGCGCTCTTGCGCGGGAGCAGCTACTATCTGCCGGGGCTATCCATTCCCATGCTGCCACGGCCGCTCTCCGAGGGCGCCATCTCGCTCAATCCGAAGGTCGAACGGCGCGCGCTGGTGTTTCGCATGCACCTCGATGCGGACTCCGAGGTGACGCGCACGGAGGTCGTGCATGCGCGCATTCTCAGTCGCGCCAAGCTGGCCTTCGAAGACGTGGAAGACTTCTACGCGGACGAGCGGGGCCACGCCCTCGCACGCGAGCCCTTCGCGGATAGCTTGGCACTACTGCGCGAAGTGGGGCAGCGGCGCATGCGTCGCGCCGAAGAACTCGACGTGGTGCGCTTCCGCCGCACGGAAGTCAGTATCGGACTGGAGCGCGGGCACGCGGTAGTCGCTCGGGAGTTGCGCCTGCCCGTCGAACAGTACAACGAGCAGCTCAGTCTGCTGTGCAACGTGGAGGGCGCTCGACTGCTACAGGCTGGGGACACGCCGAACGACGCCGTGGAACCCATCTTTCGCGTGCACGCGGGGCCGAATGCAGAGACCCTGGCAGAGCTCGATGCCCTGTTGGAGCAGCTGATCCAACTGCATGGGCTTTCCGCGGAGCGCTGGCGGCGTAATCGCCACGAGCGCAGTCTGGCGCAATGGTTGGACGAATTGCCGAACGACGGACCCGAGCGTCGCGTCGCGCTCGCCGTGCATCGTCAAGCCATGCTCAAGACCGGGCGTTCGGCCTTCAGCGCGGAGCCCGGTGCCCACTTCGGCGTCGGCGCGGACGTCTACGGGCGCTTCTCGGCTCCCATGCGCGAGATCGTGGGCGTGTATCTCCATCGAGAGCTGCGCGAACGGATTGCCGGGCGCTCCCTGGACGCGGCGGGGGTTCCGACGGGGCTGGAGCTGCGCGACGCGGTCTTGGAGGCAGCGAACCGCTCCAAGGATCTGCAAAAGCAGCTCACCCGCGAGGCCAACCTGCTGGTGCTGGAGCAAGTGTTCGATGCGGTGCTGAACGCTCCCACGGATCAGCGCCGGTTTGCCGGCACCGTGCTCGGAATCGCGAGAAACAAGCTGCACGTCTTGCTCGACGATCCGCCACTGGAAGTGAAGGCCTACCACCGCGATCTGGCGGAAGCCCTCGGGCAACGCGTGTACGCGGAGGACGACGGTGTGGCGCTCTTTCGGGAGGGCGGCGCACCCGTGTGCCGGCTGGGCCAGGCCGTGACCCTGGAGCTGGTCGGCAAGGACGCGCGGCAGCGGCGCTTTCGCTTCCACCTCGTACCCGGGAAGACCGCGCCGTGA
- a CDS encoding site-specific DNA-methyltransferase translates to MTKNVTAPASKKRLRARAVIEPEAAMTDSAMDTADFRLTPSGPVPARSLGRAAEFSVQRQDAVVFLRSLASESVDLLVTDPAYESLEKHRAVGTTTRLKRSKSSSNDWFAIFPNARFPELFAEAYRVLRPNTHFYLFCDQETMFVAKPAAEAAGFKFWKPIVWDKRKIGMGYHYRSRYELILFFEKGKRRLADLSVPDILEVPRIRGGYPAEKPPEVAEVLIRQSSDTPAVVVDPFAGSGSVGVAAAKLGRHFLGSDICTEAVNIATQRVREAGAEASQSLYDSLRA, encoded by the coding sequence GTGACAAAGAATGTCACAGCGCCGGCTTCCAAGAAGCGACTGCGCGCCCGTGCAGTGATAGAACCCGAAGCTGCCATGACGGACAGCGCGATGGACACTGCGGATTTCCGGCTCACGCCCTCGGGGCCAGTCCCCGCCCGGAGCTTGGGCAGGGCCGCCGAGTTTTCGGTTCAGCGCCAAGATGCGGTGGTCTTTCTACGCAGCCTGGCGAGTGAGAGCGTGGACTTGCTGGTCACGGACCCGGCCTACGAGTCCTTGGAAAAGCATCGCGCGGTGGGCACCACCACGCGGCTGAAGCGCAGCAAGTCCAGCAGCAACGACTGGTTCGCGATCTTCCCCAACGCGCGCTTTCCGGAGCTGTTCGCCGAGGCGTATCGCGTGCTGCGCCCCAACACGCACTTCTACCTGTTCTGCGATCAAGAGACGATGTTCGTGGCCAAGCCCGCTGCAGAAGCCGCGGGCTTCAAGTTCTGGAAGCCGATCGTGTGGGACAAGCGCAAGATCGGCATGGGCTATCACTACCGCTCACGCTACGAGCTGATCCTCTTCTTCGAGAAAGGCAAGCGGCGGCTCGCGGACTTGTCGGTGCCCGACATCTTGGAAGTGCCACGCATCCGCGGTGGCTACCCCGCTGAGAAGCCGCCGGAAGTGGCGGAAGTGCTCATTCGGCAGAGCAGCGACACTCCGGCCGTGGTGGTCGATCCCTTCGCGGGCTCGGGTTCCGTCGGCGTGGCGGCTGCCAAACTCGGTCGGCACTTTCTCGGGTCCGACATCTGTACCGAAGCCGTCAACATCGCGACCCAGCGTGTACGTGAAGCAGGCGCGGAGGCTTCTCAGAGCCTCTACGACTCACTTCGCGCATGA
- a CDS encoding PD-(D/E)XK nuclease superfamily protein has translation MTGNAYKHLIARYLLSAYGSRGIQLFEEVQLGTSIIGKQRRVDLLVLEPSTGSALVVECKFQDSSGTADEKIPYALQDLQALRVPSVIAYAGSGFSEGVLHLLQSSELAAYCLPGEELKPLQRRAGESIDSGTWQLDHVVALTFKWWDVVLSGRTPLML, from the coding sequence ATGACGGGGAACGCTTACAAGCACCTGATCGCGCGCTACTTGCTGTCCGCCTATGGCTCGCGGGGCATTCAGCTGTTCGAGGAGGTTCAGTTAGGGACCTCCATCATCGGCAAGCAGCGCCGGGTCGACTTGCTGGTGTTGGAACCCAGCACCGGCAGCGCCCTGGTCGTCGAGTGCAAGTTCCAGGACTCGAGCGGCACGGCCGACGAAAAGATCCCCTACGCTCTGCAGGACTTGCAGGCGCTGCGTGTGCCGAGCGTGATCGCCTACGCAGGGTCAGGGTTCTCTGAGGGTGTTTTGCACTTGCTGCAAAGCTCGGAGCTGGCCGCCTATTGTCTGCCCGGGGAAGAGCTGAAACCGCTCCAGCGCCGCGCCGGCGAATCCATCGACAGTGGGACGTGGCAGCTGGACCACGTGGTCGCGCTCACCTTCAAGTGGTGGGACGTCGTGCTGAGCGGGCGAACACCGTTGATGCTCTGA